From a region of the Marasmius oreades isolate 03SP1 chromosome 7, whole genome shotgun sequence genome:
- the TIF6 gene encoding Eukaryotic translation initiation factor 6 (BUSCO:EOG092644O2) — protein sequence MATRIQFENSSDIGVFSKLTNSYCLAAIQGSTNFYSAFEAELGDVIPIVHTSIGGTRIIGRLTAGNRHGLLVPSTTTDQELQHLRNALPDAIAIQRVEERLSALGNVIACNDYVALVHPDVDRETEEIIADVLKVEVFRQTVADNVLVGSYCAITNQGGLVHPKTSIQDQDELSSLLQVPLVAGTVNRGSDVIGAGLVVNDWCAFTGLETTATEISVIEATFKLQGQDSSAVIGEMRDSLIDNWA from the exons ATGGCAACCC GCATCCAGTTCGAAAACAGCAGTGACATCGGAGTGTTCTCCAAATTAACAAACAGCTACTGCCTAGCTGCAATCCAAGGCAGCACCAACTTTTATTCAGCTTTCGAAGCTGAACTAGGAGATGTTATTCCGATCGTGCATACCAGTATCGGTGGGACAAGGATCATCGGTAGATTAACTGCTG GCAACCGCCATGGGCTCCTAGTCCCATCAACAACCACCGATCAGGAACTCCAACACCTTCGAAACGCTTTACCGGACGCAATCGCAATACAACGTGTAGAAGAGCGATTATCAGCTCTTGGAAACGTGATTGCATGTAATGACTACGTTGCTCTCGTCCACCCAGACGTCGATCGAGAAACCGAAGAAATTATAGCGGATGTGTTAAAAGTCGAAGTGTTTCGACAGACCGTAGCGGATAACGTGTTGGTGGGCAGCTATTGCGCGATTACGAATCAGGGTGGGCTCGTACATCCAAAGACGAGTATACAGGATCAGGATGAGTTGAGTAGTTTGTTACAGGTGCCGCTTGTT GCTGGCACCGTTAACCGTGGTTCAGATGTGATTGGAGCTGGTTTAGTTGTCAACGATTGGTGTGCGTTTACCGGTCTAGAAACGACTGCCACGGAGATCAGTGTGATAGAGGCTACTTTCA AATTACAAGGACAAGATTCGTCGGCAGTCATCGGAGAGATGCGCGATTCTCTTATCGACAACTGGGCGTAG